A part of Methanobacterium sp. genomic DNA contains:
- the gatE gene encoding Glu-tRNA(Gln) amidotransferase subunit GatE — translation MLDYKKLGLKMGLEIHQQLNTDEKLFCACDCNLTDIEPEFKILRNLRPTQSELGKIDRAAFEEARRKLNFIYEAYAHETCLVEADEEPPHPLNLEALEISLILATLLNMHVVDEFHVMRKQVIDGSNTGGFQRTGLVATDGYIETDYGRVVIENLCLEEDAARRIGHEKGMVTFRLDRLGIPLVEITTDPSMNHPEQVKEVAYQIGQILRSTKVKRGLGTIRQDLNISILEGARVEIKGVQDLDLMPKMVENEVKRQINLLKIRDELINRNASVDDNLYDVAKVLGETSSKIIAKAESVYAIKLNGFKGLIGMEIQPGRRFGTELAGYAKKMGVSGLFHTDELPAYGIVEHEVTALNEFIGAGESDAFILVADDKEKVINALQEVRRRAKMALEGIPEETRKVTPDGNTEYLRPLPTASRMYVETDIPAISISKEHLEDIASDLPELPEEKKERIIKQYNLSEDLAKQLVKNDKVSSFENIKKETDTDSTTLASTLAYTLIELRRDGCDIDELKDEILFDTFNLLEEGKISKDAISDILANVCKENNSPEEAAKSLNLIMLSDKEVEGIINEIVESNEKMIEDRGMGSMGPLMGMAMKKLKGKADGKLVNKLLKDKIQNIIS, via the coding sequence ATGCTTGATTATAAAAAACTTGGACTCAAAATGGGACTTGAAATACACCAGCAGCTCAACACAGATGAAAAGCTGTTCTGCGCATGTGATTGTAATCTTACCGATATAGAGCCGGAATTTAAAATTCTAAGAAATTTAAGACCCACTCAAAGCGAACTTGGAAAAATAGATAGAGCGGCGTTTGAAGAGGCGAGAAGAAAACTAAACTTTATTTATGAAGCATATGCTCATGAAACCTGTCTTGTTGAAGCTGATGAAGAACCCCCACATCCTTTAAACCTGGAGGCTCTTGAAATATCTCTTATTCTAGCAACTCTCCTTAACATGCATGTTGTTGATGAATTCCATGTAATGAGAAAGCAGGTAATAGATGGAAGTAACACTGGAGGATTTCAGAGGACAGGACTTGTCGCAACTGATGGATATATTGAAACAGATTATGGAAGAGTTGTAATTGAAAATTTATGCCTTGAAGAGGATGCTGCAAGAAGAATAGGGCATGAAAAAGGCATGGTTACATTCAGACTGGACAGGCTGGGAATTCCGCTTGTTGAAATAACAACAGATCCCTCCATGAATCATCCAGAGCAAGTAAAAGAAGTTGCATATCAAATCGGGCAGATATTAAGAAGCACTAAAGTAAAAAGAGGACTAGGAACCATACGCCAGGATCTAAACATATCAATCCTTGAAGGGGCTAGAGTTGAAATAAAAGGAGTTCAAGACCTAGATTTAATGCCAAAAATGGTTGAAAATGAAGTTAAAAGACAGATAAATCTTTTAAAAATAAGAGATGAGTTAATTAATAGAAATGCATCAGTTGATGATAATTTATATGATGTTGCCAAAGTTTTAGGTGAAACAAGTTCTAAAATTATAGCTAAAGCTGAAAGTGTTTATGCAATTAAACTCAACGGATTTAAGGGGTTAATTGGAATGGAAATTCAGCCAGGGAGAAGATTTGGAACGGAACTTGCAGGATATGCTAAAAAAATGGGAGTATCAGGCCTCTTCCATACAGATGAACTTCCAGCTTATGGTATTGTGGAACATGAAGTAACTGCTTTAAATGAATTTATAGGGGCTGGAGAGAGTGATGCTTTTATTCTGGTTGCAGATGATAAAGAAAAAGTGATTAATGCTTTACAGGAAGTACGGAGAAGGGCTAAAATGGCGCTTGAGGGGATTCCGGAGGAAACAAGAAAAGTAACACCTGATGGAAACACAGAATACTTGAGACCGCTCCCCACAGCAAGCAGAATGTATGTAGAAACAGATATTCCAGCAATAAGTATTTCAAAAGAACATCTTGAAGATATAGCATCCGATTTACCTGAACTTCCAGAAGAGAAGAAGGAAAGGATAATTAAACAGTATAATTTAAGCGAAGATCTTGCAAAACAGCTTGTAAAAAATGATAAAGTAAGCAGTTTCGAAAATATTAAAAAAGAAACGGATACAGATTCTACAACTCTTGCTTCAACTCTTGCTTACACATTAATAGAGTTAAGAAGGGATGGATGCGATATAGATGAATTAAAAGATGAAATTCTGTTTGATACCTTCAATCTTTTGGAAGAAGGTAAAATTTCTAAAGATGCTATTTCCGATATTTTAGCAAATGTATGCAAAGAAAACAATTCCCCTGAAGAAGCAGCGAAAAGCCTGAATTTAATAATGCTATCTGATAAAGAAGTTGAAGGGATAATAAATGAAATAGTGGAATCCAATGAAAAAATGATAGAAGATCGTGGGATGGGTTCAATGGGTCCACTTATGGGTATGGCCATGAAAAAACTCAAAGGAAAAGCAGATGGTAAGCTTGTGAATAAACTTTTGAAAGATAAAATACAGAATATAATTAGTTGA
- the trxB gene encoding thioredoxin-disulfide reductase, which yields MDEYDVIIVGSGPAGLTAGIYAGRQGLKTLILEKGVIGGAALMVPNMENYPGFELIPGRQLIEYTKKQTLKYARINELEEVQKIEIKNEDEIIVSSQKNDYKARSVILCTGTTHRKLGVSGESEFLGRGVFYCAVCDGPLFVGKRILTIGGGNTAAQGALYLDNIGSYVAVVHRRDELRAEKYLHEKLEEKEIPIIWDTVVDEIKGDKVVEKVVLQNRKTGEKGEYDIDGIFIAVGEIPFNSLAKDIGIELNKPGYIVTDKSHRTNIPRIYAAGDITGGINQWVVACAEGAVAALSAYDDLQK from the coding sequence ATGGACGAATATGATGTTATTATCGTAGGATCAGGGCCTGCAGGATTAACGGCAGGAATTTATGCCGGGAGACAGGGATTAAAAACCTTAATTCTTGAAAAAGGTGTTATTGGTGGGGCAGCATTAATGGTTCCTAATATGGAGAATTATCCCGGATTTGAATTAATTCCAGGCAGACAATTAATAGAATATACCAAAAAACAGACATTAAAATATGCCAGAATCAATGAACTTGAAGAAGTCCAGAAAATAGAGATAAAAAACGAGGATGAAATAATAGTATCCTCCCAGAAAAATGATTATAAGGCCAGATCAGTGATTTTATGCACAGGAACCACCCACAGAAAATTAGGAGTTTCCGGTGAATCTGAGTTCCTTGGAAGGGGTGTTTTTTACTGTGCAGTTTGCGATGGGCCCCTATTTGTCGGTAAAAGAATTCTAACAATTGGTGGAGGAAATACAGCAGCCCAGGGGGCATTATATCTGGATAATATCGGCTCTTATGTTGCTGTCGTTCATAGAAGAGATGAACTCAGGGCAGAAAAATATCTGCATGAAAAATTAGAAGAAAAAGAAATTCCAATAATATGGGATACTGTTGTGGATGAAATAAAGGGAGATAAAGTTGTAGAAAAAGTAGTTCTGCAAAACAGAAAAACTGGTGAAAAAGGAGAATATGACATAGATGGAATATTTATAGCAGTGGGAGAAATACCCTTTAACAGCTTAGCAAAAGATATCGGAATAGAATTAAATAAACCAGGATATATTGTAACTGATAAAAGCCATAGAACTAATATACCTAGAATATATGCTGCAGGAGATATTACTGGGGGAATTAATCAATGGGTTGTGGCATGTGCAGAAGGTGCAGTAGCAGCATTGTCTGCATACGACGACCTACAAAAATAA
- the pscS gene encoding O-phospho-L-seryl-tRNA:Cys-tRNA synthase — translation MECKDYGLTRSTERDNLNLNPLQRGGILPVEAKKALLEYSDGYSVCDYCAGRLDQIPAPSITGFLDDLAQFINVDEVRTTHGARESKFAIMHALCDPGDTVIVDGNAHYTTHLAAERNGLKMIEVPNNEHPEYKITPKSYKETLENAIDKGTDVKLALLTHVDGDYGNLTDAKKIGNITHEKGVPIILNCAYSMGRLPIDAKDLNMDFVVGSGHKSMAASGPIGVLGMREEYADKVLQVSKRHQVKEIEMLGCTSRGAPIVTLMASLSYVAERVENWDEEVNKTRNFVRQMEEIEGIKQIGTRPKDHDLTRFETPIFDKIAEKHPRRGFFLYEELKKRNIVGIKRGQTKWFKCSVYGFSEEQINYIADSFKEIVEKLI, via the coding sequence ATGGAATGCAAGGACTATGGACTTACAAGAAGTACAGAAAGAGACAATTTAAATCTAAATCCTCTTCAGCGCGGAGGAATTTTGCCTGTTGAAGCAAAAAAAGCCCTATTAGAATATTCTGATGGTTACAGTGTCTGTGATTACTGTGCTGGAAGACTGGATCAGATACCTGCCCCCTCAATTACTGGATTTTTAGATGATTTAGCTCAATTTATCAATGTTGATGAAGTTAGAACCACTCATGGGGCGAGAGAAAGTAAATTTGCCATAATGCATGCCTTATGTGATCCGGGAGATACCGTAATTGTAGATGGAAATGCACATTACACCACCCATCTTGCTGCAGAGCGAAATGGGCTTAAAATGATTGAAGTTCCAAATAACGAACATCCAGAGTATAAGATAACCCCTAAAAGTTATAAGGAAACTTTAGAAAATGCTATTGATAAAGGAACAGACGTTAAACTTGCATTACTTACCCATGTTGATGGTGATTACGGTAATTTAACAGATGCAAAGAAAATAGGAAATATAACGCATGAAAAAGGTGTTCCAATCATTTTAAATTGTGCTTATTCTATGGGAAGGTTACCTATTGATGCTAAAGATCTGAACATGGATTTTGTGGTTGGAAGTGGTCATAAAAGCATGGCAGCCTCAGGACCAATCGGCGTGCTTGGAATGAGAGAAGAATATGCAGATAAAGTGCTTCAGGTTTCTAAAAGACATCAAGTTAAGGAGATTGAGATGCTTGGATGTACCAGTAGAGGAGCACCAATAGTCACTTTGATGGCATCACTATCTTATGTTGCAGAGAGGGTCGAGAATTGGGATGAAGAAGTGAATAAGACTAGAAATTTTGTAAGACAAATGGAAGAAATTGAAGGCATAAAACAAATTGGTACAAGACCTAAAGACCATGACCTCACCCGATTTGAAACTCCAATTTTCGATAAAATTGCCGAAAAACATCCGCGAAGAGGCTTTTTCCTATATGAAGAACTTAAAAAGAGAAATATCGTGGGGATAAAACGTGGGCAGACTAAATGGTTTAAATGTAGTGTTTATGGATTCAGTGAAGAACAGATAAATTACATTGCAGATTCATTTAAGGAAATTGTGGAAAAATTAATTTAA